From the Lepus europaeus isolate LE1 chromosome 12, mLepTim1.pri, whole genome shotgun sequence genome, one window contains:
- the CD72 gene encoding B-cell differentiation antigen CD72 produces the protein MAEAITYADLRFVKAPLRKSVSLPGQGKGESDEDGELTYENVQVPLGPGGPQSLAPSATGDQADGQAELPTTARSGAASPAAGRTLAGQGRAACSQSLQLGLLLTCLLLGVAAISLGVRYVQVSQQLRQMDGVLEATNSSLLQQLHLRIIQLGQSEMDLQGSKRELAQSQETLQAEQRGRQAAEERLQGCQSDKEKTQETLQSEVAQRRALQQRLSHVQDTLKPFFTCPSRDTCCPVGWTLSRDKCFHISLIERDWEESQRYCKSLSSDLATDKDRYYSVSKRTLPHRPEGC, from the exons ATGGCGGAGGCCATCACCTATGCGGACCTGCGGTTTGTGAAGGCTCCCCTGAGGAAGAGCGTCTCCCTCCCGGGACAGGGTAAGGGCG AGTCCGACGAGGATGGAGAACTCACCTACGAGAACGTGCAGGTGCCCCTAGGCCCAGGGGGGCCCCAGAGCTTGGCTCCCTCTGCAACAGGGGACCAGGCAG ACGGCCAGGCGGAGCTGCCAACCACGGCCAGGAGCGGCGCGGCGTCACCAGCTGCCGGGCGGACGCTGGCTG GCCAAGGCCGGGCAGCCTGCTCCCAGTCCCTCCAGCTGGGCCTGCTCCTCACCTGCCTGCTGTTGGGGGTGGCTGCCATCTCCCTGGGCGTGCGAT ATGTGCAGGTGTCTCAGCAGCTCCGGCAGATGGACGGGGTTCTGGAAGCCACTAACAGCAGCCTTCTGCAGCAGCTCCACCTCAGGATAATCCAGCTAGGGCAGAGCGAAATGGACCTGCAGGGCTCCAagagagagctggctcagagtcAGGAAACCCTCCAGGCTGAGCAGAGGGGCCGCCAGGCTGCCGAGGAGCGGTTACAGGGCTGCCAGTCGGACAAGGaaaagacacaggagaccttgcaGAGCGAGGTGGCACAGAGACGGGCCCTGCAGCAGAGGCTGAGCCACGTTCAGGACACGCTGAAGCCCTTCTTCACGTGCCCCTCACGAG ACACCTGCTGCCCGGTGGGATGGACACTGAGCCGGGACAAATGCTTTCACATCTCACTCATTGAGAGAGATTGGGAGGAAAGCCAGAGATATTGTAAATCTCTGTCGTCTGACCTGGCCACAGACAAAGACAGATATTATTCAGTAAGTAAGCGCACGCTTCCGCACAGACCGGAGGGCTGCTAG
- the TESK1 gene encoding dual specificity testis-specific protein kinase 1 isoform X1, with amino-acid sequence MAGERPPLRGPGPGPGEAPGEGPSGPGGAGGGPGRGRPSSYRALRSAVSSLARVDDFHCAEKIGAGFFSEVYKVRHRQSGQVMVLKMNKLPSNRGNTLREVQLMNRLRHPNILRFMGVCVHQGQLHALTEYMNGGTLEQLLSSPEPLSWRVRLHLALDIAQGLRYLHAKGVFHRDLTSKNCLVRREDRGFTAVVGDFGLAEKIPVYREGARKEPLAVVGSPYWMAPEVLRGELYDEKADVFAFGIVLCELIARVPADPDYLPRTEDFGLDVPAFRTLVGDDCPLPFLLLAIHCCSMEPSTRAPFTEITQHLEWILEQLPEPAPQPRTALAYNQGSVPRGGPSATLPRPDPRLSRSRSDLFLPPSPESPPNWGDSLTRVNPFSLREDLRGGKIKLLDTPSKPVTPLPLVPPSPMPSTQLPLVSTPENLVQPGTPARRCRSLPSSPELPRRMETALPGPGPPAMVPSAEEKMECEGSSPEPEPPGPAPRLPLAVATDNFISTCSASQPWSPRSGPPLNNNPPAVVVNSPQGWAGEPWNRAQHSLPRAAALERTEPSPPPSAPREPDEGLPCPGCCLGPFSFGFLSMCPRPTPAVARYRNLNCEAGSLLCHRGHHAKPPTPSLQLPGARS; translated from the exons ATGGCCGGCGAACGGCCCCCGCTGCGAGGCCCTGGGCCGGGGCCCGGAGAGGCGCCGGGGGAGGGGCCCTCGGGCCCGGGGGGCGCAGGCGGAGGCCCGGGCCGGGGCCGCCCCTCCTCCTACCGGGCTCTCCGCAGCGCAGTGTCCAGCCTGGCGCGGGTGGACGATTTCCACTGCGCCGAGAAGATCGGGGCCGGCTTCTTCTCTGAGGTCTACAAG GTTCGGCACCGACAGTCAGGGCAAGTGATGGTGCTGAAGATGAACAAGCTCCCCAGTAACCGGGGCAACACGCTCCGGGAGGTGCAGTTGATGAACCGGCTCCGGCACCCTAACATCCTAAG GTTCATGGGAGTCTGTGTACACCAAGGGCAGCTGCACGCTCTCACAGAG TATATGAATGGGGGGACCCTGGAACAGCTGCTCAGCTCTCCCGAGCCCCTATCCTGGCGGGTCAGGCTCCACCTGGCTCTGGACATTGCCCAAGGCTTGCGGTACCTGCATGCCAAGGGTGTGTTCCACCGAGACCTCACATCCAAG aacTGTCTGGTCCGCCGGGAAGACCGAGGCTTCACGGCTGTTGTGGGCGACTTCGGGCTGGCTGAAAAGATTCCTGTGTACAG GGAAGGGGCGAGGAAGGAGCCGCTGGCTGTGGTGGGTTCCCCATACTGGATGGCCCCAGAGGTGTTGCGAGGCGAGCTGTATGACGAGAAG GCCGACGTCTTTGCCTTCGGGATTGTCCTGTGCGAGCTCATTGCCCGAGTGCCTGCAGACCCTGACTACTTACCCCGGACCGAG GACTTTGGCCTGGACGTGCCTGCTTTCCGCACGCTGGTGGGGGACGACTGCCCGCTGCCTTTCCTGCTCCTGGCCATCCACTGCTGCAGC ATGGAACCCAGCACGCGTGCTCCCTTCACCGAAATCACCCAGCACCTGGAGTGGATCCTGGAGCAGCTGCCAGAACCAGCCCCGCAGCCCAGGACTGCCCTGGCCTACAATCAGG GGTCTGTTCCAAGAGGGGGTCCCTCGGCCACGCTGCCCAGGCCGGACCCCCGGCTCTCCCGGAGCCGGTCAGACCTCTTCCTGCCCCCATCACCAGAATCGCCCCCCAACTGGGGGGACAGTCTGACGCGAGTCAACCCCTTCTCTCTACGGGAAGACCTCAGGGGTGGCAAGATCAAGCTCCTGGACACACCCAGCAAGCCGGTCACACCCCTGCCCCTTGTACCGCCGTCACCGATGCCCTCCACCCAGCTGCCCTTGGTGAGCACACCGGAGAACCTGGTCCAGCCAGGAACACCtgcccgccgctgccgctcgttGCCCTCGTCCCCTGAGCTTCCTCGACGTATGGAGACGGCACTGCCGGGTCCCGGCCCTCCCGCCATGGTCCCCTCAGCTGAAGAGAAGATGGAGTGTGAGGGTAGCAGCCCTGAGCCAGAGCCTCCAGGACCAGCTCCCCGGCTGCCCCTGGCCGTGGCCACAGACAACTTCATCAGCACTTGCTCCGCCTCCCAGCCCTGGTCCCCCAGATCAGGACCTCCCCTTAACAACAACCCCCCGGCTGTGGTCGTGAACTCCCcacaaggctgggctggggagccCTGGAACCGGGCTCAGCACAGCCTGCCCCGGGCGGCAGCCCTGGAGCGGACAGAACCCTCGCCGCCCCCTTCAGCACCCCGGGAGCCCGACGAAGGGCTACCCTGTCCCGGATGCTGCCTCGGCCCCTTCAGCTTTGGCTTCTTGTCTATGTGCCCCCGCCCCACACCAGCTGTTGCCCGCTACCGCAACCTGAACTGTGAGGCGGGCAGCCTCCTCTGCCACCGAGGGCACCATGCCAAGCCACCCACGCCCAGCCTGCAGCTGCCTGGGGCACGCTCTTAG
- the TESK1 gene encoding dual specificity testis-specific protein kinase 1 isoform X2: MGGPWNSCSALPSPYPGGSGSTWLWTLPKACGTCMPRVCSTETSHPREGARKEPLAVVGSPYWMAPEVLRGELYDEKADVFAFGIVLCELIARVPADPDYLPRTEDFGLDVPAFRTLVGDDCPLPFLLLAIHCCSMEPSTRAPFTEITQHLEWILEQLPEPAPQPRTALAYNQGSVPRGGPSATLPRPDPRLSRSRSDLFLPPSPESPPNWGDSLTRVNPFSLREDLRGGKIKLLDTPSKPVTPLPLVPPSPMPSTQLPLVSTPENLVQPGTPARRCRSLPSSPELPRRMETALPGPGPPAMVPSAEEKMECEGSSPEPEPPGPAPRLPLAVATDNFISTCSASQPWSPRSGPPLNNNPPAVVVNSPQGWAGEPWNRAQHSLPRAAALERTEPSPPPSAPREPDEGLPCPGCCLGPFSFGFLSMCPRPTPAVARYRNLNCEAGSLLCHRGHHAKPPTPSLQLPGARS, translated from the exons ATGGGGGGACCCTGGAACAGCTGCTCAGCTCTCCCGAGCCCCTATCCTGGCGGGTCAGGCTCCACCTGGCTCTGGACATTGCCCAAGGCTTGCGGTACCTGCATGCCAAGGGTGTGTTCCACCGAGACCTCACATCCAAG GGAAGGGGCGAGGAAGGAGCCGCTGGCTGTGGTGGGTTCCCCATACTGGATGGCCCCAGAGGTGTTGCGAGGCGAGCTGTATGACGAGAAG GCCGACGTCTTTGCCTTCGGGATTGTCCTGTGCGAGCTCATTGCCCGAGTGCCTGCAGACCCTGACTACTTACCCCGGACCGAG GACTTTGGCCTGGACGTGCCTGCTTTCCGCACGCTGGTGGGGGACGACTGCCCGCTGCCTTTCCTGCTCCTGGCCATCCACTGCTGCAGC ATGGAACCCAGCACGCGTGCTCCCTTCACCGAAATCACCCAGCACCTGGAGTGGATCCTGGAGCAGCTGCCAGAACCAGCCCCGCAGCCCAGGACTGCCCTGGCCTACAATCAGG GGTCTGTTCCAAGAGGGGGTCCCTCGGCCACGCTGCCCAGGCCGGACCCCCGGCTCTCCCGGAGCCGGTCAGACCTCTTCCTGCCCCCATCACCAGAATCGCCCCCCAACTGGGGGGACAGTCTGACGCGAGTCAACCCCTTCTCTCTACGGGAAGACCTCAGGGGTGGCAAGATCAAGCTCCTGGACACACCCAGCAAGCCGGTCACACCCCTGCCCCTTGTACCGCCGTCACCGATGCCCTCCACCCAGCTGCCCTTGGTGAGCACACCGGAGAACCTGGTCCAGCCAGGAACACCtgcccgccgctgccgctcgttGCCCTCGTCCCCTGAGCTTCCTCGACGTATGGAGACGGCACTGCCGGGTCCCGGCCCTCCCGCCATGGTCCCCTCAGCTGAAGAGAAGATGGAGTGTGAGGGTAGCAGCCCTGAGCCAGAGCCTCCAGGACCAGCTCCCCGGCTGCCCCTGGCCGTGGCCACAGACAACTTCATCAGCACTTGCTCCGCCTCCCAGCCCTGGTCCCCCAGATCAGGACCTCCCCTTAACAACAACCCCCCGGCTGTGGTCGTGAACTCCCcacaaggctgggctggggagccCTGGAACCGGGCTCAGCACAGCCTGCCCCGGGCGGCAGCCCTGGAGCGGACAGAACCCTCGCCGCCCCCTTCAGCACCCCGGGAGCCCGACGAAGGGCTACCCTGTCCCGGATGCTGCCTCGGCCCCTTCAGCTTTGGCTTCTTGTCTATGTGCCCCCGCCCCACACCAGCTGTTGCCCGCTACCGCAACCTGAACTGTGAGGCGGGCAGCCTCCTCTGCCACCGAGGGCACCATGCCAAGCCACCCACGCCCAGCCTGCAGCTGCCTGGGGCACGCTCTTAG